In one window of Maribacter sp. BPC-D8 DNA:
- a CDS encoding DUF1573 domain-containing protein gives MKKLVLIVGLVSMVAFTSCKDNASSKIKTDNVAEAAVRDEAAKAVPVMAFEKAEHDFGTIEQGTPQETVFVFTNTGNAPLIITDAKSSCGCTVPNPPKEPIAPGEKGELKVNFNGSGQNQITKTITVTANTEKGSELLRIKAFVNPKGAAPLGPVK, from the coding sequence ATGAAAAAATTAGTTCTAATTGTTGGTCTTGTATCAATGGTAGCTTTTACTTCTTGTAAAGACAACGCATCAAGTAAGATCAAAACAGATAATGTAGCAGAGGCTGCGGTAAGAGATGAGGCTGCTAAGGCTGTGCCTGTAATGGCTTTCGAGAAAGCAGAACATGATTTTGGTACAATTGAGCAAGGTACTCCACAAGAGACCGTATTTGTTTTTACCAATACGGGTAATGCCCCATTAATTATTACCGATGCAAAAAGTAGCTGTGGTTGTACAGTTCCTAATCCTCCAAAAGAGCCAATCGCACCAGGAGAAAAAGGTGAGTTGAAAGTTAATTTCAATGGATCTGGTCAAAATCAGATAACAAAAACGATTACTGTTACAGCAAATACAGAAAAAGGTTCTGAGCTTTTGAGAATTAAAGCTTTCGTTAACCCAAAAGGAGCAGCTCCATTAGGACCTGTTAAATAA
- the nusB gene encoding transcription antitermination factor NusB has protein sequence MLTRRHIRVKVMQSIYALIQSKDDSLQKQEKFLKVSIENTYTLYLLWLSLFVEIQKRAADQISLSANKYIEDKKTAFPNPNKFIQNRLLLQIVENKTLEEELNHRKLDNWYLEEEYVKLIYKEILESDTYKEYMSKPESDYAADKELVITLFKNIIAPNEKIYDYFEDDKLTWVDDIPIVNTFILKHFKKVKQVHPESYFLPSLLKDDEDMTFAMQLLSRTLLKNDALEKEIEGKTPNWDKDRIAGIDSILLKMAICELLHFPSIPERVTINEYLEIAKEYSTPKSSIFINGILDKLTKEYKSEGKLNKMGRGLL, from the coding sequence ATGCTTACAAGAAGGCACATTAGGGTTAAGGTAATGCAGAGTATTTACGCTCTAATTCAGTCTAAGGACGATTCGTTACAGAAACAAGAGAAGTTTTTAAAGGTAAGCATAGAGAATACCTACACGCTATATTTATTATGGCTAAGTCTTTTTGTAGAAATACAGAAAAGAGCAGCAGATCAAATTTCCCTTTCTGCCAACAAATACATTGAGGACAAAAAGACAGCGTTCCCTAATCCGAATAAGTTTATTCAAAACAGATTGTTATTACAAATTGTTGAAAATAAGACCTTAGAAGAGGAACTTAATCATAGAAAGCTAGATAACTGGTATTTAGAAGAGGAGTATGTAAAACTTATCTATAAAGAAATTTTAGAGAGCGATACCTACAAAGAATACATGTCTAAACCAGAAAGCGATTATGCTGCTGATAAGGAGTTGGTAATAACTTTGTTTAAGAATATTATTGCACCTAACGAGAAAATTTACGATTACTTTGAAGATGATAAGTTAACCTGGGTAGATGATATACCTATTGTTAATACCTTTATTTTAAAGCATTTTAAGAAAGTAAAACAGGTACACCCAGAATCTTACTTTTTACCAAGTTTGTTGAAAGATGATGAGGATATGACTTTTGCCATGCAATTGCTATCGAGAACATTATTAAAGAACGATGCTTTAGAAAAGGAAATAGAAGGTAAAACACCAAATTGGGATAAAGATCGTATTGCTGGTATTGATAGCATCTTATTAAAAATGGCTATTTGCGAGTTATTACATTTCCCTTCTATACCAGAAAGGGTAACTATAAATGAGTATTTAGAAATAGCTAAAGAATACTCTACACCAAAAAGTAGCATATTTATAAACGGAATTCTCGATAAGCTTACTAAAGAATACAAGTCAGAAGGAAAGCTTAACAAGATGGGAAGAGGTCTATTATAA
- a CDS encoding ABC transporter ATP-binding protein, which produces MKELKHLNKYFKKYWLKLFFGIIITIIARLFQLIMPSYVNNSITVVEQYIKAEIEKSTAQELLLEYILIIVGAALLSGFFTFLMRQLIINISRYIEFDLKNEIFDHYQKLSLNFYKKNRTGDLMNRISEDVNEVRMYAGPAIMYGIQTLTLFACLIPLMFIKAPTLAAYTLLPLPFLSVLIYQISKVIHKRSTIVQQYLSTLSTFTQEIFSGVSVIKAYALEPQTNEDLEKLAIEGKEKSVSLAKVNAWFFPLMILLIGISNILVIYIGGKQYLAGEIEVGLIAEFILYVNMLTWPVAIVGWLTSIVQRAAASQERINEFLNQESEIKNTPTHEHTVKGKIEFRDVDFTYQDTNINALKHLSFTINEGETTAIIGKTGSGKSTILDLVARLYDTTSGEILIDDEPIKNIDITTLRESIGAVPQDAFLFSDSIKNNIKFGKEDATDQEIMDIAKDAVVHENIMGFSKKYDTVLGERGITLSGGQKQRVSIARALIKKPQIYLFDDCLSAVDTETEEEILNNLKKASKNRTTLIVSHRVSSAKNADKILVLDDGRLIQEGTHDELNTREGYYKDLYSKQLSEKES; this is translated from the coding sequence ATGAAAGAACTTAAGCATCTAAATAAATACTTTAAAAAATACTGGCTTAAGCTTTTTTTCGGGATCATCATAACCATAATCGCAAGGCTATTTCAATTGATCATGCCGTCTTACGTGAATAACTCTATAACGGTAGTTGAGCAATATATAAAGGCAGAAATAGAAAAATCAACAGCTCAAGAATTGTTATTAGAATACATTCTTATAATTGTAGGTGCTGCTTTACTATCTGGATTCTTCACTTTTTTAATGCGTCAATTAATTATCAATATTTCTAGATATATAGAATTCGACCTTAAAAACGAAATATTCGATCACTACCAGAAACTAAGCTTAAACTTCTATAAGAAAAATAGAACTGGCGATTTAATGAACAGAATAAGTGAAGACGTAAATGAAGTACGTATGTATGCGGGTCCGGCTATTATGTACGGCATACAGACACTAACTTTATTTGCTTGTTTAATACCGCTAATGTTTATTAAAGCACCAACCTTGGCAGCTTATACCTTATTACCATTACCTTTTCTATCCGTTTTAATATATCAAATAAGTAAGGTAATACATAAGAGAAGTACAATAGTACAGCAGTATTTATCTACGTTATCGACTTTTACACAAGAAATATTTTCAGGTGTATCGGTTATAAAAGCATATGCGCTAGAACCACAAACTAATGAAGACTTAGAAAAACTTGCTATTGAAGGAAAAGAGAAGAGTGTTAGTTTGGCAAAAGTAAATGCTTGGTTCTTCCCCTTAATGATTCTTCTAATAGGTATCAGTAATATTTTGGTGATATATATAGGAGGAAAACAATACTTAGCCGGTGAAATTGAAGTTGGTCTGATTGCGGAGTTTATATTATATGTAAACATGTTAACGTGGCCCGTTGCAATTGTAGGATGGCTTACATCTATTGTTCAAAGAGCTGCTGCCAGTCAAGAACGTATCAACGAATTTCTAAATCAAGAATCGGAAATTAAAAACACACCCACTCACGAGCATACGGTAAAAGGTAAAATTGAATTTAGAGATGTTGATTTCACGTATCAAGATACTAACATCAATGCCTTAAAACATTTATCATTTACCATAAACGAAGGGGAAACTACAGCTATTATAGGTAAAACGGGATCAGGTAAATCTACTATTCTAGATTTAGTAGCTAGATTATACGATACTACATCAGGCGAAATTTTAATAGATGACGAGCCTATTAAAAATATTGACATAACCACTTTAAGAGAATCTATTGGTGCTGTACCACAAGATGCTTTTCTATTTTCTGATAGTATAAAGAACAATATTAAATTCGGAAAAGAAGACGCTACGGATCAAGAAATAATGGACATCGCCAAAGATGCCGTGGTTCACGAAAATATAATGGGCTTCTCTAAAAAATACGACACCGTATTAGGTGAAAGAGGTATTACATTAAGTGGCGGACAGAAGCAGCGTGTTTCTATCGCAAGAGCATTAATTAAGAAACCACAAATTTATTTATTCGATGATTGTCTTTCTGCGGTAGATACAGAAACGGAAGAAGAAATTTTAAATAATCTTAAAAAGGCATCTAAGAATAGAACTACATTAATTGTAAGTCATAGAGTTTCTTCTGCTAAAAATGCCGATAAAATACTGGTTCTAGATGACGGTAGACTCATTCAAGAAGGTACTCACGACGAATTAAATACTCGAGAAGGGTATTATAAAGACCTCTACAGCAAACAGCTCTCAGAGAAAGAAAGTTAG
- a CDS encoding PUR family DNA/RNA-binding protein, producing the protein MSERDLSDQEEIHSKVLRAGRRTYFFDVRSTKAGDYYLTITESKKFTHDDGSFHYKKHKIYLYKEDFDAFKENVEEMMDFIINEKGSEVISERHQKDFKKEEVQVEVEAEVPVENTTTNTSSFTDVSFEDI; encoded by the coding sequence ATGAGCGAAAGAGATTTATCAGATCAGGAAGAAATTCACTCCAAAGTTTTACGCGCAGGTAGAAGAACGTACTTTTTCGATGTAAGAAGTACAAAGGCTGGGGACTATTATTTAACGATTACAGAAAGTAAGAAATTTACACATGACGATGGTTCATTCCATTACAAGAAGCATAAAATTTATTTATACAAAGAAGACTTCGATGCCTTTAAAGAGAATGTTGAAGAAATGATGGATTTCATCATTAACGAAAAAGGATCAGAAGTAATTTCAGAAAGACACCAAAAAGACTTTAAAAAAGAAGAAGTTCAAGTAGAAGTTGAAGCTGAAGTACCTGTAGAAAATACGACTACAAATACCTCTAGCTTTACAGATGTAAGTTTCGAAGACATCTAA
- a CDS encoding lysophospholipid acyltransferase family protein has product MSAIIYSLVKSVVKTGLYGYHRKIHISGLEHIPKDKPVMFLPNHQSALIDVLLIATDCNRKPYFLTRSDVFKGNLLKRVFSYFQMLPIYRMRDGRDTLSNNDAIFNSCAEILSSGEALLLFPEANHSLKRSVRPLSKGFTRILFRTFEMYPALDVQLIPVGFNYKHAAHFPDEVAICYGKPISARSLFDENDLNTSVITIKNEISTSLEHLTTHIPSNVDYDAILNGLKSEKVDFINPTAVNEKIKMLTQQGVDSSIDLASEKQGFNMFKWIFALLNFPIVLIWKLWLKSKVPEDEFMGTFRFAFAMISYPIYMVLLFAVIAIFFTSYIAVIDICMLALINLGLVKYGLR; this is encoded by the coding sequence GTGAGTGCAATCATATATTCATTAGTGAAATCTGTAGTAAAAACGGGACTCTACGGCTATCATAGGAAAATCCATATTTCAGGGCTAGAACATATACCTAAAGATAAACCGGTAATGTTTCTACCTAATCATCAAAGTGCATTGATTGATGTATTACTAATTGCTACAGACTGTAATAGAAAACCTTACTTTCTAACGCGTTCAGATGTTTTTAAAGGCAATTTATTGAAACGTGTGTTCTCTTACTTTCAAATGCTACCAATTTACAGAATGCGAGATGGTAGAGATACGCTTTCTAATAACGACGCCATTTTTAATTCATGCGCAGAAATTTTAAGTAGCGGAGAAGCATTGCTTTTGTTTCCCGAAGCCAATCATAGTCTTAAACGCAGCGTTAGACCATTGAGTAAGGGGTTTACCAGAATACTCTTTAGAACTTTTGAAATGTACCCAGCGTTAGATGTTCAGTTGATTCCTGTTGGGTTTAATTATAAGCATGCAGCTCATTTTCCAGATGAGGTGGCTATTTGTTATGGAAAGCCAATTTCGGCAAGAAGTTTATTTGATGAGAATGATTTGAATACATCTGTCATTACTATTAAAAATGAGATTTCTACGAGTTTAGAACATCTAACGACTCATATTCCAAGTAATGTTGATTATGATGCTATTTTAAATGGGTTGAAGTCAGAAAAGGTCGATTTTATCAATCCTACTGCAGTCAACGAAAAGATAAAGATGTTGACCCAGCAAGGTGTCGATAGTTCAATTGATCTTGCTTCAGAAAAGCAGGGTTTCAATATGTTCAAATGGATATTCGCATTGCTAAATTTCCCTATAGTATTAATTTGGAAATTATGGTTGAAGTCAAAAGTTCCAGAAGATGAGTTTATGGGTACGTTTAGGTTTGCATTTGCAATGATATCTTATCCTATTTATATGGTTTTATTGTTTGCGGTGATAGCAATATTCTTTACTTCTTATATCGCAGTAATAGATATATGTATGTTGGCTTTGATAAATTTAGGGTTGGTGAAGTATGGTTTGCGATAG
- a CDS encoding bile acid:sodium symporter family protein encodes MTDNILDNIHINFDSGSLWIMNLVLSLVMFGVALEISISDFKPLWSKPKALLVGLCSQFLVLPALTFLLVFVIEPLPSIALGMFMVAACPGGNISNFISYLSKANTALSVSLTAIATMLAVVMTPLNFHFWSMFYEPSAGLIQNISIAPIEMIKLVFLLLGLPLLLGMYVNYKKPKIALKIAKKLKVVSLVFFICLVFIALYNNRIIFMDYIFYVFWIVLIHNLVAFSTGYSLGRIFKLPEDSLRSITIETGIQNSGLGLLLIFTFFDGLGGMALIAAFWGVWHIVSGLILAAFWNRKSVAKETIA; translated from the coding sequence TTGACTGATAATATCTTAGATAACATTCATATTAATTTTGATTCAGGTTCATTATGGATTATGAACCTTGTTTTAAGTTTGGTCATGTTTGGCGTAGCCTTAGAAATATCAATATCAGATTTTAAGCCTTTATGGTCAAAACCAAAGGCATTATTAGTAGGTTTATGTAGTCAATTTCTTGTATTACCCGCATTGACTTTTTTATTGGTATTTGTTATCGAACCCCTACCAAGCATTGCTTTGGGTATGTTTATGGTAGCTGCGTGCCCTGGTGGTAATATTTCTAATTTTATATCTTATTTATCTAAAGCGAATACGGCATTATCTGTTAGCCTTACTGCCATCGCTACTATGTTAGCGGTTGTTATGACTCCCTTAAATTTTCATTTTTGGTCTATGTTTTATGAGCCAAGTGCGGGTCTTATTCAAAACATTTCTATAGCACCTATAGAAATGATAAAATTGGTTTTTCTATTATTAGGTTTGCCTTTGCTATTGGGTATGTATGTCAATTATAAAAAACCAAAAATCGCTTTGAAAATAGCTAAGAAGCTAAAAGTAGTATCCTTAGTGTTTTTTATCTGTCTGGTATTTATCGCATTATATAATAACCGCATCATCTTTATGGACTATATTTTTTATGTCTTTTGGATTGTTTTAATTCATAATCTAGTTGCATTTTCTACGGGATACAGCCTTGGACGAATTTTTAAATTACCAGAGGATAGCCTTCGGTCGATAACCATAGAGACAGGTATACAGAATTCTGGATTAGGTTTGCTATTGATTTTTACTTTTTTCGACGGATTAGGGGGTATGGCACTTATTGCTGCCTTTTGGGGTGTTTGGCATATTGTGTCTGGTTTAATTTTGGCTGCTTTTTGGAATAGAAAATCAGTTGCTAAAGAGACAATAGCGTGA
- a CDS encoding tRNA-binding protein yields the protein MEETITWQDFSKIDIRIGTIVAALDFPEARNPSYKLHVDFGDEIGVRKTSAQITEKYNKEDLIGLQVTAVVNFPKKQIANFMSECLILGAVDNSSVVLLQPQMKVPNGLKIS from the coding sequence ATGGAAGAAACGATTACATGGCAAGATTTTAGTAAAATTGATATAAGAATAGGAACTATTGTAGCTGCTTTAGACTTCCCAGAGGCCCGAAACCCTTCGTACAAGTTACATGTAGATTTTGGTGATGAAATTGGGGTTAGAAAAACATCAGCTCAGATAACAGAAAAGTATAATAAAGAGGATCTTATTGGACTGCAAGTTACCGCTGTTGTTAATTTTCCTAAAAAACAAATTGCCAATTTTATGAGTGAATGTCTTATATTAGGTGCTGTAGACAATAGTTCTGTGGTGCTTCTTCAACCTCAAATGAAAGTGCCCAACGGATTAAAAATTTCCTAA
- a CDS encoding phosphoribosylpyrophosphate synthetase, protein MENSYISLSIAIKALQEEGYTEDFNLCDAGVENKSKKHIHNATELDVVKFYRFEGMSNPDDNTILYVIETSTGEKGLLVDAYGMYAGNVPKDLIEKLKLS, encoded by the coding sequence ATGGAAAATTCATATATTTCTTTATCGATCGCAATTAAAGCATTACAAGAAGAAGGTTACACAGAAGATTTTAATTTGTGTGACGCTGGTGTAGAAAACAAAAGCAAGAAACATATTCATAATGCTACTGAATTAGATGTGGTAAAATTCTATCGTTTTGAAGGTATGAGCAACCCCGATGATAATACCATTTTATATGTCATTGAAACGAGTACCGGTGAAAAGGGACTATTAGTAGATGCTTACGGTATGTATGCGGGTAATGTACCTAAAGATTTGATAGAAAAGCTTAAATTGAGCTAA
- a CDS encoding thioredoxin family protein, producing the protein MARTESKMLALGTVAPEFSLLDTVSKKTMNLHSLNGSKGTVIMFICNHCPFVIHVNPEITKMALEYQKQGVHFIAISSNDVEKYPEDDPQFMRIKAKAENYTFPYLYDEDQSVAKKYDAACTPDFFLFDEGLKLVYRGQLDDSRPGNGLPLTGKDLRSAIEKILKGEEINPVQKPSIGCNIKWKSNV; encoded by the coding sequence ATGGCAAGAACAGAAAGTAAAATGTTAGCGTTGGGTACGGTAGCTCCAGAATTTAGTCTGTTAGATACGGTTAGCAAAAAAACCATGAATCTTCATTCTTTAAATGGTAGTAAAGGAACGGTGATTATGTTCATTTGCAACCATTGCCCATTTGTTATTCATGTAAATCCTGAAATTACTAAAATGGCTTTAGAATATCAGAAACAAGGTGTTCACTTTATCGCTATATCTAGTAATGATGTAGAGAAGTACCCAGAAGATGACCCACAATTCATGAGAATAAAAGCAAAAGCCGAAAATTATACATTCCCTTATTTATATGATGAAGACCAATCGGTAGCCAAAAAATATGATGCCGCTTGTACACCAGATTTTTTTCTTTTTGACGAAGGATTAAAATTGGTTTACAGAGGTCAATTAGACGACTCTAGACCGGGGAACGGATTACCGTTAACAGGTAAAGATCTTAGAAGTGCCATTGAAAAAATTTTAAAAGGAGAAGAAATTAATCCTGTTCAAAAACCTAGTATCGGTTGTAATATTAAATGGAAATCTAACGTTTAA
- a CDS encoding GNAT family N-acetyltransferase, producing the protein MENNIQFILLKPEHYNTYIEIGTKAYNQHYRHLWPNGDTTTYLENSFTKEVLLYEEKDEDTALYLIKLNSNYVGILKVTLHKQLQDYSKADALYLDKIYILNEFSGKGIGSKTLKFVKQIATDHSKKAIFLESMQKGLALPFYLSHSFSIAANTQVPFNNVIEEEKPMYLLRKDL; encoded by the coding sequence ATGGAGAATAACATTCAGTTTATACTACTGAAGCCAGAACATTACAACACGTATATTGAAATAGGTACAAAAGCTTATAATCAACATTACAGACATCTTTGGCCTAATGGTGACACAACTACCTATCTTGAAAATAGTTTTACTAAAGAAGTACTCTTATATGAAGAGAAAGACGAAGACACCGCTTTATATCTGATAAAATTAAATTCTAACTACGTAGGTATACTAAAAGTTACATTACATAAACAACTACAAGATTATAGCAAAGCTGATGCTTTATATCTCGATAAAATCTATATTCTTAACGAATTTTCGGGCAAAGGCATAGGTTCCAAAACCCTAAAATTTGTTAAACAAATTGCTACAGACCATTCTAAAAAGGCAATTTTTCTAGAGTCAATGCAAAAAGGATTGGCACTACCCTTCTATTTATCACATTCTTTCTCTATTGCTGCAAACACGCAAGTACCCTTCAACAATGTTATTGAAGAAGAAAAACCAATGTATTTACTTAGAAAAGATTTATAA
- a CDS encoding YfiT family bacillithiol transferase yields the protein MKDLEKLKYPIGHFECPENISKDDISNWINVLETLPKRLSNLVHNFSEEQLNTPYREGGWTVRQVIHHMADSHHHSYTRFKWALTENRPLIKVYEEKLWSELIDAKTAPISLSLSYLTALHAKLVYLLNHLESADFEKSYIHPVGSVNVSVAENIGKYAWHSNHHFAHIENLALSKGW from the coding sequence ATGAAAGATTTAGAAAAATTAAAGTATCCGATCGGGCATTTTGAATGTCCTGAAAATATTTCAAAAGATGATATTTCAAATTGGATAAATGTATTAGAAACATTACCTAAACGTTTGTCAAACCTTGTGCATAATTTTTCTGAAGAACAGCTAAATACTCCTTATCGAGAAGGCGGATGGACCGTTAGGCAAGTAATACACCATATGGCAGATAGTCATCACCATAGTTATACCCGTTTTAAATGGGCATTGACAGAGAATAGACCGCTCATTAAAGTTTATGAAGAAAAGTTGTGGAGTGAACTGATAGATGCCAAGACAGCACCAATTTCTTTATCGCTTTCTTATTTAACAGCATTACATGCCAAATTGGTTTATTTATTAAATCACCTTGAATCGGCAGATTTTGAAAAAAGTTATATACATCCAGTGGGGAGTGTTAATGTTTCTGTGGCAGAAAATATTGGTAAATATGCATGGCATAGTAACCACCATTTTGCGCACATAGAAAATTTGGCTTTAAGTAAAGGTTGGTAA
- a CDS encoding peroxiredoxin, whose protein sequence is MATIRLGDKAPNFTADSSMGTINLYDYLGDSWGILFSHPADFTPVCTTELGTAAKFKDEFDKRNVKMIALSVDGAASHAEWIKDINEVQNTVVNFPIIADEDKKVSHLYDMIHPNADNNLTVRSVFIIAPDKSVKLTLTYPASTGRNFYELLRVIDSLQLTANHKVATPANWEHGKDVVVSPAISTADAKNIFSKGVTEVKPYLRMTPDPTA, encoded by the coding sequence ATGGCAACAATACGTTTAGGTGACAAAGCACCAAATTTCACAGCAGATAGCTCAATGGGCACAATTAATTTGTACGATTACCTAGGTGACAGTTGGGGAATATTATTTTCTCACCCAGCAGATTTCACTCCTGTTTGTACCACTGAATTAGGTACGGCGGCGAAATTCAAAGATGAGTTCGACAAGAGAAATGTGAAGATGATTGCACTAAGTGTTGATGGTGCAGCCTCGCATGCAGAATGGATCAAGGATATTAATGAAGTGCAAAATACGGTCGTTAATTTTCCGATTATTGCAGATGAAGACAAGAAGGTATCTCATTTATATGATATGATTCACCCAAATGCAGATAATAATCTTACGGTTCGTTCTGTATTTATTATTGCACCAGATAAATCTGTGAAACTAACATTAACCTACCCAGCATCTACAGGTAGAAATTTCTATGAGCTGTTAAGAGTAATAGATTCTTTACAACTTACAGCTAACCATAAGGTTGCAACACCAGCAAATTGGGAACATGGCAAAGATGTAGTAGTGAGTCCGGCTATATCTACCGCTGATGCAAAAAATATTTTTTCAAAGGGAGTTACAGAGGTTAAACCATATTTGAGAATGACACCAGACCCTACTGCATAG